In a genomic window of Caloenas nicobarica isolate bCalNic1 chromosome 1, bCalNic1.hap1, whole genome shotgun sequence:
- the TGDS gene encoding dTDP-D-glucose 4,6-dehydratase isoform X2 produces the protein MSEPAGVAGLLVFEKRLLVTGGAGFIASHVVVSLVKNYPNYLIINLDKLDYCASLKNLETVSEKENYKFVQGDICDPDFIKQLFETEKIDIVLHFAAQTHVDLSFWRALEFTYVNVYGTNVLVAAAHEANVEKFVYVSTDEVYGGSTDGEFDESSPKCPTNPYASSKAAAECFVQSYWERYQFPVVITRSSNVYGPHQYPEKVIPKFISLLQQNRKCCIHGSGLQRRNFLYATDVVEAFLTVLKEGKPGEIYNIGTNFEMSIAQLAKELIHLIKKTSSESEMEHWMDYVKDSNNESLLTLDITLFL, from the exons ATGTCGGAGCCGGCGGGTGTGGCGGGGCTGCTGGTGTTCGAGAAGCGGCTGCTGGTGACGGGCGGCGCGGGGTTCAT CGCTTCACATGTAGTTGTCTCTCTCGTGAAAAATTACCCGAACTACTTGATTATCAATCTAGATAAG CTCGACTACTGTGCAAGTTTGAAGAATCTTGAAACTGTCTCTGAGAAGGAAAACTACAAGTTTGTCCAG gGAGATATTTGTGACCCTGATTTTATAAAACAGCTCtttgaaactgagaaaataGATATAGTCCTTCATTTTGCAGCCCAAACACATGTAG atcTCTCATTTTGGCGTGCCCTGGAATTTACCTATGTGAATGTTTATGGCACTAATGTACTAGTTGCTGCTGCACATGAAGCCAACGTGGAGAAGTTTGTCTATGTCAGTACAGATGAAGTATATGGAGGCAGCACTGATGGG gaATTTGATGAATCCTCACCAAAATGTCCGACAAATCCCTATGCTTCCTCtaaagcagctgcagaatgTTTTGTTCAGTCTTACTGGGAAAGGTACCAA TTCCCAGTTGTTATCACACGGAGCAGTAATGTTTACGGGCCACACCAGTATCCAGAAAAA GTTATTCCAAAGTTTATATCTTTGTtgcaacagaacagaaaatg cTGTATTCATGGTTCTGGACTTCAAAGAAGGAATTTCCTTTATGCAACCGATGTGGTAGAAGCATTCCTTACTGTCCTGAAGGAGGGGAAGCCAGGTGAAATTTATAACATTGGAACTAACTTTGAGATGTCCATTGCCCAGCTTGCTAAGGAGTTAATCCATTTA ATAAAGAAGACGAGTTCGGAATCCGAAATGGAGCACTGGATGGATTATGTCAAAGACAG caacAATGAGTCTCTGCTTACTTTAGATATCACTCTCTTTCTCTAG
- the TGDS gene encoding dTDP-D-glucose 4,6-dehydratase isoform X1, giving the protein MSEPAGVAGLLVFEKRLLVTGGAGFIASHVVVSLVKNYPNYLIINLDKLDYCASLKNLETVSEKENYKFVQGDICDPDFIKQLFETEKIDIVLHFAAQTHVDLSFWRALEFTYVNVYGTNVLVAAAHEANVEKFVYVSTDEVYGGSTDGEFDESSPKCPTNPYASSKAAAECFVQSYWERYQFPVVITRSSNVYGPHQYPEKVIPKFISLLQQNRKCCIHGSGLQRRNFLYATDVVEAFLTVLKEGKPGEIYNIGTNFEMSIAQLAKELIHLIKKTSSESEMEHWMDYVKDRPTNDLRYPMSSEKMHNLGWRPKVPWKEGIKKTIEWYKENFHNWKNSEKALEPFPVTEPCAQLSGP; this is encoded by the exons ATGTCGGAGCCGGCGGGTGTGGCGGGGCTGCTGGTGTTCGAGAAGCGGCTGCTGGTGACGGGCGGCGCGGGGTTCAT CGCTTCACATGTAGTTGTCTCTCTCGTGAAAAATTACCCGAACTACTTGATTATCAATCTAGATAAG CTCGACTACTGTGCAAGTTTGAAGAATCTTGAAACTGTCTCTGAGAAGGAAAACTACAAGTTTGTCCAG gGAGATATTTGTGACCCTGATTTTATAAAACAGCTCtttgaaactgagaaaataGATATAGTCCTTCATTTTGCAGCCCAAACACATGTAG atcTCTCATTTTGGCGTGCCCTGGAATTTACCTATGTGAATGTTTATGGCACTAATGTACTAGTTGCTGCTGCACATGAAGCCAACGTGGAGAAGTTTGTCTATGTCAGTACAGATGAAGTATATGGAGGCAGCACTGATGGG gaATTTGATGAATCCTCACCAAAATGTCCGACAAATCCCTATGCTTCCTCtaaagcagctgcagaatgTTTTGTTCAGTCTTACTGGGAAAGGTACCAA TTCCCAGTTGTTATCACACGGAGCAGTAATGTTTACGGGCCACACCAGTATCCAGAAAAA GTTATTCCAAAGTTTATATCTTTGTtgcaacagaacagaaaatg cTGTATTCATGGTTCTGGACTTCAAAGAAGGAATTTCCTTTATGCAACCGATGTGGTAGAAGCATTCCTTACTGTCCTGAAGGAGGGGAAGCCAGGTGAAATTTATAACATTGGAACTAACTTTGAGATGTCCATTGCCCAGCTTGCTAAGGAGTTAATCCATTTA ATAAAGAAGACGAGTTCGGAATCCGAAATGGAGCACTGGATGGATTATGTCAAAGACAG ACCTACAAATGACCTGAGATACCCAATGAGTTCAGAAAAAATGCACAACTTAGGATGGAGACCTAAAGTGCCTTGGaaagaaggaataaagaaaacaa TTGAATGGTACAAAGAAAACTTTCACAACTGGAAGAACTCGGAGAAAGCTTTGGAGCCCTTCCCTGTGACAGAGCCATGTGCACAGCTCAGCGGCCCGTAG